The proteins below come from a single Eucalyptus grandis isolate ANBG69807.140 chromosome 3, ASM1654582v1, whole genome shotgun sequence genomic window:
- the LOC104430573 gene encoding umecyanin, with product MAGARARTNSAVRVLVVMAVELLVMLRSAEAATYTVGGSTGWTNVVNGGASFYSSWASGNTFNVGDILVFNFVSGQHDVAIVSESDFSSCNTGSPITLLTNPPVNYPLNTTGTVYFICTHDSHCSQGQKLSVTVGTTSGPTTSPPGTTSPPGTATPPGTTTTPPPPPPSSGTYAYVSCGAMFTSMAIYLFMMW from the exons ATGGCGGGGGCTAGGGCGAGAACCAACTCGGCGGTCCGTGTTCTTGTGGTGATGGCAGTGGAACTGTTGGTGATGCTGAGGAGTGCGGAGGCGGCGACGTACACGGTGGGCGGCTCCACAGGCTGGACCAACGTGGTGAACGGGGGGGCCTCCTTCTACTCTAGCTGGGCCAGCGGCAACACCTTCAACGTGGGCGACATTTTAG TCTTCAACTTCGTCTCTGGCCAGCACGACGTTGCCATCGTCTCGGAGTCGGACTTCAGCAGCTGCAACACCGGTTCTCCGATCACTCTCCTGACTAATCCGCCGGTGAACTACCCCCTCAATACCACCGGGACCGTCTACTTCATATGCACCCACGACTCTCATTGCTCGCAGGGCCAAAAGCTGTCTGTCACGGTCGGCACCACTTCCGGCCCCACCACCAGCCCGCCCGGCACAACCAGCCCGCCTGGCACCGCCACCCCGCCTGGCACCACCACCACTCCGCCTCCACCACCGCCCAGTTCCGGCACTTATGCGTATGTCTCATGCGGTGCCATGTTCACTTCTATGGCCATTTATCTATTTATGATGTGGTAG
- the LOC104438556 gene encoding glycosyltransferase family protein 64 C3: MRSTMNWCAVFVFCCFWVLAEVDGSSRRRLRHDPCDPGVQRRPESLRPDQMTVLINGYSEHRIPLLLSVAAAYSASPVVAAVLVLWGNLGTPPRLLSELSRNLSAASLGAARISLVPQSSGSLNARFLPRPLAIETRAVLVCDDDVEVDAKSVEFAFRVWGSNPDRMVGMFGRSHDMDLARKEWIYTVHPDRYSIVLTKFMLLKTQYLFSYSCGGGVAGARMRRVADEMSNCEDILMNFVVADEINAGPVLVGAKRVRDYGDPRNDGGSSEDRDEVRDAGLSRRRGEHRKRRGQCIREFHKAMGRMPLRYSYGKMVNSVGEQGLCNKGGQLVLCDQFLD, translated from the coding sequence ATGCGAAGTACAATGAACTGGTGCGCCGTCTTCGTGTTCTGCTGCTTCTGGGTATTGGCGGAAGTTGATGGGTCGTCTCGCCGCCGGCTCCGGCACGATCCCTGCGACCCCGGCGTCCAGAGGCGGCCGGAATCGCTGAGGCCGGACCAGATGACGGTCCTGATCAACGGCTACTCGGAGCACCGCATTCCCCTGCTCctctccgtcgccgccgcctaCTCCGCGTCGCCCGTCGTGGCGGCCGTGCTCGTCCTATGGGGGAACCTGGGCACTCCGCCTCGGCTCCTCTCCGAGCTCTCCCGCAACCTCTCGGCGGCTTCGCTTGGGGCTGCTCGGATCTCGCTGGTCCCGCAGTCCTCGGGCAGCCTCAACGCCAGGTTCCTCCCTCGGCCGCTCGCGATCGAGACGCGGGCCGTGCTGGTCTGCGACGACGACGTGGAGGTGGACGCCAAGTCGGTGGAGTTCGCGTTCAGGGTGTGGGGGTCGAACCCGGACCGGATGGTGGGGATGTTCGGGAGGTCCCACGACATGGACCTGGCGAGGAAGGAGTGGATCTACACGGTGCACCCGGACAGGTACTCGATAGTCCTCACCAAGTTCATGCTGCTGAAGACCCAGTACCTGTTCAGCTACAGCTGCGGCGGCGGGGTGGCAGGGGCGAGGATGAGGAGAGTGGCGGACGAGATGAGTAACTGCGAGGACATTCTAATGAACTTCGTGGTGGCTGACGAGATCAATGCGGGTCCTGTACTGGTTGGGGCGAAGAGGGTCAGGGATTACGGGGACCCGAGGAACGATGGGGGAAGCAGCGAGGATAGGGATGAGGTGAGAGATGCGGGGCTAAGCAGGAGGAGGGGAGAGCACAGGAAGAGGCGAGGGCAGTGCATAAGGGAGTTCCACAAAGCGATGGGGAGGATGCCGTTGAGGTACTCCTATGGCAAGATGGTGAACTCGGTTGGAGAGCAAGGGCTGTGCAACAAAGGTGGCCAGCTTGTCCTCTGTGATCAATTCCTCGATTGA